The Cystobacter ferrugineus genome has a window encoding:
- a CDS encoding TetR/AcrR family transcriptional regulator, which yields MSNRGRPRSFDRDLALRRALEVFWAKGYEGAQIADLTLAMGINPPSFYAAFGSKEAAFREALELYLGTSGAGSMRVLDEVATVQEAIEAMLRESVEIALAAPHAKGCLVVLGLVNCAPDNAPLGGHLAEMRHTTFRRIQQRIERGVRDGDLPAHVDTKALAAFYCTVMQGLSLRARDGASREELLGTVTLSMSILNAHKSPSPASRRNSRTGARRV from the coding sequence ATGTCGAATCGAGGAAGACCCCGGAGTTTCGATCGCGATCTCGCACTGCGGCGCGCGTTGGAGGTGTTCTGGGCCAAGGGGTACGAAGGCGCACAGATCGCCGATCTCACCTTGGCCATGGGAATCAATCCACCGAGCTTCTACGCGGCCTTCGGTTCGAAGGAGGCCGCTTTTCGAGAGGCGCTCGAGTTGTATCTGGGCACGTCCGGTGCCGGCAGCATGCGAGTCCTGGACGAGGTGGCGACAGTCCAGGAGGCCATCGAGGCCATGTTGAGGGAGAGCGTGGAGATCGCACTGGCCGCTCCCCACGCGAAGGGCTGTCTGGTTGTCCTGGGGCTCGTCAACTGCGCTCCGGACAACGCGCCGCTCGGCGGCCACCTCGCGGAAATGAGGCACACCACCTTCAGGCGGATCCAGCAGCGAATCGAGCGGGGTGTGCGGGACGGAGACCTGCCCGCCCACGTCGATACGAAGGCCCTGGCCGCCTTCTATTGCACCGTCATGCAGGGCTTGTCGCTACGGGCCAGGGATGGAGCCTCTCGCGAGGAGCTCCTCGGCACGGTGACCTTGTCGATGAGCATCCTGAACGCCCACAAATCCCCCTCTCCGGCGAGTCGCCGGAACAGCCGCACTGGAGCGAGACGCGTCTGA